A genomic segment from Clarias gariepinus isolate MV-2021 ecotype Netherlands chromosome 11, CGAR_prim_01v2, whole genome shotgun sequence encodes:
- the pih1d2 gene encoding PIH1 domain-containing protein 2 isoform X1: MEVSASALNHVNDFWSMLDEMAQNNPDEYNNFIARQMRDGAEYFSPPEPYTCLRVSVQKPQLGMLYVNVCSWKRVPAPASPTQPVPVCGGKLESISQGQEIYNIVDVAFNPEVLHRAEKNSQEKEQIHLLALNFIQKQHKLHLSQHYTVMKAKLKGILQDMKHRLMSLHRPLSQDNSQFQFKPAQSLLQQISSLRIEEEESCIQLNEGQKDKEKVRPGLIEVISSTEIVPPQQPKHQMTVCSLSSDSVKKIKLCVELPEISSVSQCQLSISQDDIMLEVEQLYFLHLWFPERVKEDTCHATFNKKKHILTVTVTVL; this comes from the exons ATGGAGGTTTCCGCATCTGCTCTAAACCATGTGAACGATTTCTGGTCCATGCTGGATGAAATGGCACAAAATAATCCTGATGAGTACAATAATTTTATCGCACGACAGATGCGAGACGGTGCGGAATATTTTTCACCACCTGAGCCTTACACCTGTCTCCGCGTATCTGTAcag AAGCCACAACTTGGGATGCTGTACGTAAACGTGTGCAGCTGGAAGCGAGTCCCTGCTCCGGCCTCTCCTACTCAGCCTGTTCCCGTGTGTGGTGGAAAATTGGAGAGCATTTCTCAAGGTCAAG agATTTACAATATAGTGGATGTGGCCTTCAACCCAGAGGTTCTTCACAGAGCAGAGAAAAACTCACAAGAAAAGGAGCAGATACACCTCCTGGCTCTAAACTTTATCCAAAAGCAGCATAAGCTGCACCTGTCACAACACTACACTGTCATGAAGGCCAAACTAAAGGGCATTCTACAGGATATGAAACACCGGCTAATGTCACTTCATCGGCCACTAAGCCAGGATAATTCTCAATTTCAATTTAAACCAG CCCAGTCGTTGCTTCAGCAGATCAGCTCACTGCGAATAGAAGAAGAGGAGTCCTGCATTCAGCTAAATGAGggacaaaaagacaaagaaaaggtCAGGCCAGGACTGATAGAGGTGATCTCcagcacagagattgttccgcCTCAGCAGCCAAAACATCAGATGACAGTGTGCTCACTGAGCAGTGACTCAGTCAAGAAGATAAAGCTGTGTGTAGAACTGCCTGAAATAAGCTCTGTCTCCCAGTGCCAGCTCAGCATCAGCCAG GATGACATAATGCTGGAAGTGGAACAGTTGTATTTTCTTCATCTTTGGTTTCCTGAGCGAGTGAAAGAGGACACGTGCCATGCAACATTCAACAAGAAGAAACATATCCTCACTGTTACAgtaactgtactgtaa
- the pih1d2 gene encoding PIH1 domain-containing protein 2 isoform X2, with translation MRDGAEYFSPPEPYTCLRVSVQKPQLGMLYVNVCSWKRVPAPASPTQPVPVCGGKLESISQGQEIYNIVDVAFNPEVLHRAEKNSQEKEQIHLLALNFIQKQHKLHLSQHYTVMKAKLKGILQDMKHRLMSLHRPLSQDNSQFQFKPAQSLLQQISSLRIEEEESCIQLNEGQKDKEKVRPGLIEVISSTEIVPPQQPKHQMTVCSLSSDSVKKIKLCVELPEISSVSQCQLSISQDDIMLEVEQLYFLHLWFPERVKEDTCHATFNKKKHILTVTVTVL, from the exons ATGCGAGACGGTGCGGAATATTTTTCACCACCTGAGCCTTACACCTGTCTCCGCGTATCTGTAcag AAGCCACAACTTGGGATGCTGTACGTAAACGTGTGCAGCTGGAAGCGAGTCCCTGCTCCGGCCTCTCCTACTCAGCCTGTTCCCGTGTGTGGTGGAAAATTGGAGAGCATTTCTCAAGGTCAAG agATTTACAATATAGTGGATGTGGCCTTCAACCCAGAGGTTCTTCACAGAGCAGAGAAAAACTCACAAGAAAAGGAGCAGATACACCTCCTGGCTCTAAACTTTATCCAAAAGCAGCATAAGCTGCACCTGTCACAACACTACACTGTCATGAAGGCCAAACTAAAGGGCATTCTACAGGATATGAAACACCGGCTAATGTCACTTCATCGGCCACTAAGCCAGGATAATTCTCAATTTCAATTTAAACCAG CCCAGTCGTTGCTTCAGCAGATCAGCTCACTGCGAATAGAAGAAGAGGAGTCCTGCATTCAGCTAAATGAGggacaaaaagacaaagaaaaggtCAGGCCAGGACTGATAGAGGTGATCTCcagcacagagattgttccgcCTCAGCAGCCAAAACATCAGATGACAGTGTGCTCACTGAGCAGTGACTCAGTCAAGAAGATAAAGCTGTGTGTAGAACTGCCTGAAATAAGCTCTGTCTCCCAGTGCCAGCTCAGCATCAGCCAG GATGACATAATGCTGGAAGTGGAACAGTTGTATTTTCTTCATCTTTGGTTTCCTGAGCGAGTGAAAGAGGACACGTGCCATGCAACATTCAACAAGAAGAAACATATCCTCACTGTTACAgtaactgtactgtaa